A window of the Oscillospiraceae bacterium NTUH-002-81 genome harbors these coding sequences:
- the uvrB gene encoding excinuclease ABC subunit UvrB: protein MDHFELVSEYQPTGDQPAAIAELVKGFQEGNQAETLLGVTGSGKTFTMANVIQQLNKPTLIIAHNKTLAAQLYGEFKEFFPNNAVEYFVSYYDYYQPEAYVPSTDTYIAKDSSINDEIDKLRLSATAALIERRDVIIVSSVSCIYGLGEPENFEKMMVSLRPGMEKDRDQVLRQLVDIQYTRNDMDFKRGTFRVRGDVLEIFPADRGETAIRVEFFGDEIDRIREIDVLTGEIVGELEHAAIFPASHYVVPMKRILEAAKDIEAELEERIRYFKSEDKLLEAQRISERTNFDIEMLKETGFCSGIENYSRHLAGLAPGTPPNTLMDYFPEDFLIIIDESHKTIPQIRGMYAGDQSRKTTLVDYGFRLPSAKDNRPLNFEEFENKIDQILFVSATPGDYEAEHELLRAEQIIRPTGLLDPRVEVRPVEGQIDDLVGEVNKEIKAKHKVLITTLTKRMAEDLTDYMKDLGIRVRYLHSDIDTLERTEIIRDMRLDVFDVLVGINLLREGLDIPEITLVAILDADKEGFLRSETSLIQTIGRAARNAEGHVIMYADVITDSMRLAIDETERRREIQEAYNREHGITPKTIQKSVRDLIRISKEVAKEEVKFEKDPESMNPEELKKLIAKLTKQMKSAAADLNFEAAAELRDKIVSLKKMLDDAE from the coding sequence ATGGATCATTTTGAACTGGTATCCGAATATCAGCCCACAGGTGACCAGCCTGCAGCGATCGCAGAGCTGGTGAAGGGGTTTCAGGAGGGCAATCAGGCGGAGACGCTTCTGGGCGTGACAGGCTCCGGTAAGACATTTACCATGGCCAATGTCATCCAGCAGCTGAACAAGCCGACGCTGATCATTGCCCACAATAAGACGCTGGCGGCGCAGCTGTACGGGGAATTCAAAGAATTTTTTCCAAACAATGCGGTAGAATATTTTGTCTCCTATTACGATTATTACCAGCCGGAAGCGTATGTGCCGTCTACAGACACGTATATTGCCAAGGATTCGTCCATCAATGATGAGATTGATAAGCTGCGGCTGTCGGCCACGGCGGCGCTTATTGAGCGGCGGGACGTGATCATCGTGTCCAGCGTGTCGTGTATTTATGGTCTGGGTGAACCGGAGAACTTTGAGAAGATGATGGTTTCCCTGCGGCCGGGCATGGAGAAGGACCGGGATCAGGTGCTGCGGCAGCTGGTGGATATCCAGTATACAAGGAATGACATGGATTTCAAGCGAGGCACGTTCCGGGTGCGGGGCGATGTGCTGGAGATCTTTCCGGCGGATCGGGGCGAGACGGCCATCCGTGTGGAGTTTTTCGGGGATGAGATTGACCGCATCCGGGAGATTGATGTGCTGACCGGAGAGATCGTGGGAGAACTGGAGCATGCGGCGATTTTTCCGGCATCCCATTATGTCGTGCCCATGAAGCGGATCCTGGAGGCGGCCAAGGACATCGAGGCAGAGCTGGAAGAGCGGATCCGGTATTTTAAGAGTGAGGACAAGCTGCTGGAGGCCCAGCGGATTTCCGAGCGGACGAATTTTGATATTGAGATGCTCAAGGAGACCGGGTTCTGCTCCGGTATCGAGAACTATTCGAGACATCTGGCCGGGCTGGCGCCGGGAACGCCGCCCAACACGCTGATGGATTATTTTCCGGAGGATTTTCTCATCATCATTGACGAGTCCCACAAGACGATCCCGCAGATCCGGGGCATGTACGCCGGTGACCAGTCCCGGAAAACGACGCTGGTGGATTACGGATTCCGTCTGCCCTCGGCCAAGGACAACCGTCCGCTGAATTTTGAGGAATTTGAAAATAAGATTGACCAGATCCTGTTTGTGTCAGCGACGCCGGGAGATTACGAGGCGGAGCATGAGCTCCTGCGGGCAGAGCAGATCATTCGGCCTACGGGTCTTTTGGATCCCAGGGTGGAGGTGCGCCCGGTGGAGGGCCAGATCGACGACCTGGTGGGTGAGGTCAACAAGGAGATCAAGGCGAAACATAAGGTGCTGATCACCACGCTGACCAAGCGGATGGCGGAGGATCTCACCGATTATATGAAGGATCTGGGCATTCGGGTGCGGTATCTGCACTCGGATATTGATACGCTGGAGCGGACAGAGATCATCCGCGACATGCGTCTGGATGTGTTTGACGTGCTGGTGGGTATCAACCTGCTGCGAGAGGGTCTGGACATCCCGGAGATCACGCTGGTGGCGATCCTGGATGCGGACAAGGAAGGGTTTCTGCGTTCGGAGACATCTCTCATTCAGACCATCGGCCGGGCGGCCCGGAATGCGGAAGGGCATGTCATCATGTATGCGGACGTTATCACGGATTCCATGCGGCTGGCCATTGACGAGACGGAGCGCCGCCGGGAGATCCAGGAGGCGTATAACAGGGAACATGGCATCACGCCCAAGACGATCCAGAAGTCTGTCCGGGATCTGATCCGCATTTCCAAGGAAGTGGCCAAGGAAGAAGTGAAGTTCGAGAAGGATCCGGAGTCCATGAACCCGGAGGAGCTGAAGAAGCTGATCGCCAAACTGACGAAGCAGATGAAGTCTGCGGCGGCGGATCTGAATTTCGAGGCGGCTGCCGAGCTGCGTGACAAGATCGTAAGCCTGAAGAAAATGCTGGATGATGCAGAGTGA